A window of the Salvelinus alpinus chromosome 25, SLU_Salpinus.1, whole genome shotgun sequence genome harbors these coding sequences:
- the LOC139553963 gene encoding pro-opiomelanocortin A: MLCPAWLLAVAVVGVVRGVKGQCWENPRCYDLSSENNILECIQLCRSDLTAKSPIYPVKVHLQPSSPSDSDSPPPYLPLSLLSPSSPLYPSEQQNSAPPQAKRSYSMEHFRWGKPVGRKRRPVKVYTNGVEEESSEAFPSEMRRELGTDDGMYPSLEAGTEEGGEAEGLGGVFSLQEKKDGSYKMNHFRWNGPPASKRYGGFMKSWDERSQKPLLTLFKNVIIKDGQQKREQ; the protein is encoded by the exons ATGCTGTGTCCTGCGTGGTTATTGGCTGTGGCCGTGGTGGGCGTGGTCAGAGGGGTGAAAGGTCAGTGCTGGGAGAACCCTCGCTGTTATGACCTCAGCTCTGAAAACAACATCCTG gaGTGTATCCAGCTCTGTCGTTCTGACCTCACCGCCAAATCTCCCATCTACCCCGTCAAGGTGCATCTCCAACCCTCGTCCccctctgactctgactctcctCCCCCCTACTTACCTCTGTcgctcctctccccatcctcccccctGTACCCCTCGGAGCAGCAGAACAGCGCCCCCCCACAGGCTAAGCGTTCCTACTCCATGGAACACTTCCGCTGGGGGAAGCCTGTGGGCCGTAAGCGCCGGCCGGTGAAGGTCTACACCAACGGTGTGGAGGAGGAGTCCTCCGAGGCCTTTCCCAGCGAGATGAGACGAGAGCTGGGCACCGACGATGGCATGTACCCCTCCCTGGAGGCTGGGACTGAGGAGGGGGGCGAGGCAGAGGGCCTGGGGGGGGTGTTTAGTCTTCAGGAGAAGAAAGACGGCTCGTACAAGATGAACCACTTCCGCTGGAACGGACCGCCCGCCAGTAAGCGCTATGGAGGGTTCATGAAAAGCTGGGACGAACGTAGCCAGAAACCACTGCTCACACTGTTCAAAAACGTCATTATCAAAGACGGACAGCAGAAGAGAGagcagtga